A genome region from Lutra lutra chromosome 11, mLutLut1.2, whole genome shotgun sequence includes the following:
- the LOC125080774 gene encoding TRPM8 channel-associated factor 2-like isoform X1, protein MATTPASSFEALMKGVTSWNVPKDAIPCELLLTGEAAFPVMVNDKGQVLIAASSYGQGRLVVVSHEGYLLDAGFAPFLRNAVGWLCPSPAAPAGVHPSLPSLVSILQASGVPAQVQPEVGAPVGVYCISAYVDTMTAELIQFVKSGGGLLIGGQAWYWASEHGSDRVLSRFPGNEVTSLAGVYFTDIYGDIDHFKVSKKIPKIPLYTRCGEDLRQDQQQLLEGISELDFNTDAVPSQLLVHGALAFPLGLDASLGCFLAAARYGRGRVVLAAHESILCYPKLGPFLLNAVRWLARGQTGKLGVTTGLETLCALLSEHGLECSLQPHLTQDLRVYCCTAYSDKEAKQLQEFVAEGGGLLIGGHAWWWASQNPGRSALAHFPGNIILNCFGLSILAQTLHAGCFPVPTPEMQSYHFRKALSEFQAALSHGARNLEKQWLAKLGADGAAFLQIPANGVPAYKSVHRHMRKILRLSGLPAVSREHPVAGDSFEAAVLCLATELARSGTDCSQLALELGICTCSSGHPITVEIDGNNPGHCDAWVSTGLYLQRGESAKVSLSEAAASAGLKVQVGCHTDDLTKASKLSRAPVVTHQCYLDRTKQSICSLWGGLLYVIVPKGSKLGPVSVTIKRIVPAPYYKLGKTSLKAWKKCIQRSQVPWGELATDNIILTVPTANLRDLEDPEPVLRLWDEMMHAIAQLAGRPFPFCCPERIVADVQISAGWMHSGYPIMCHLESVQELISEAHMRSNGLWGPIHELGHNQQREEWEFPPHTTEATCNLWSVYVHETVLDIPRAKAHPDLSPPEREKRIKTYLEKGAPLNDWNVWTALETYLQLQEAFGWEPFTQLFAEYQTLSGIPKDNTGKMNLWVQKFSEKVQKNLAPFFEAWGWPVQKEVATSLARLPEWQENPMLAYMHR, encoded by the exons ATGGCAACAACTCCGGCCAGTTCTTTCGAGGCCCTCATGAAAGGAGTGACCAGCTGGAATGTCCCTAAAGATGCCATCCCGTGTGAACTGCTTCTTACTGGGGAGGCTGCCTTCCCAGTGATGGTGAATGACAAGGGCCAGGTCCTCATTGCTGCCTCCTCCTATGGCCAAGGCCGCCTGGTGGTGGTGTCCCATGAGGGCTACCTGCTGGATGCTGGCTTCGCTCCATTTCTTCGTAATGCGGTGGGCTGGCTCTGTCCCTCACCTGCGGCTCCCGCTGGAGTGCACCCCTCTCTGCCATCACTAGTAAGTATCCTGCAAGCCTCTGGGGTTCCGGCACAAGTTCAGCCAGAAGTGGGGGCCCCCGTGGGAGTTTACTGCATCAGTGCCTACGTTGACACGATGACTGCAGAGCTGATCCAGTTTGTGAAGAGTGGAGGCGGCTTGCTCATCGGGGGCCAAGCCTGGTATTGGGCCAGTGAGCACGGTTCTGACAGAGTGCTGTCCCGGTTTCCCGGGAATGAGGTGACAAGTTTGGCCGGAGTATACTTCACCGACATCTATGGGGACATAGACCACTTCAAGGTCTCTAAGAAGATACCCAAGATCCCACTCTACACCAG ATGTGGGGAGGATCTCAGGCAGGATCAGCAGCAGCTCCTGGAAGGGATCTCAGAGCTGGACTTCAACACGGATGCAGTCCCCTCCCAGCTGCTGGTTCACGGGGCCCTCGCCTTCCCGCTGGGGTTAGATGCCTCACTCGGCTGCTTCCTGGCAGCTGCCCGCTATGGCCGGGGCCGGGTGGTCCTGGCTGCCCATGAGTCCATCCTCTGTTATCCCAAGCTGGGGCCCTTTCTGCTCAATGCTGTGCGCTGGCTGGCCAGAGGTCAGACAGGTAAACTTGGGGTGACCACAGGTCTAGAAACCCTGTGTGCCCTCCTGTCGGAGCATGGCCTAGAGTGCAGTCTGCAGCCCCATCTGACGCAGGACTTGCGTGTCTACTGCTGCACGGCGTACAGTGACAAGGAGGCTAAGCAGCTGCAGGAGTTTGTGGCCGAGGGTGGGGGCTTGCTGATCGGGGGCCATGCCTGGTGGTGGGCCAGCCAGAATCCAGGCCGCTCTGCTTTGGCTCATTTCCCCGGTAACATCATCCTCAACTGCTTTGGCCTCAGCATCCTAGCTCAGACTCTCCACGCAGGCTGTTTCCCTGTCCCCACTCCCGAGATGCAGAGCTACCACTTCCGCAAGGCGCTGTCTGAATTCCAGGCTGCACTGAGCCATGGGGCTAGGAACTTGGAAAAGCAATGGCTGGCAAAGCTGGGAGCAGATGGTGCAGCCTTCCTACAGATCCCAGCAAATGGAGTCCCTGCTTACAAATCTGTGCACCGACACATGAGGAAGATACTGCGTCTGTCCGGCCTCCCAGCTGTGAGCCGGGAGCACCCTGTGGCTGGCGACTCCTTTGAGGCTGCAGTGCTCTGCCTGGCCACAGAGCTGGCACGCTCTGGGACTGACTGCTCCCAGCTGGCACTGGAACTTGGAATCTGCACCTGCAGCTCAGGACACCCCATCACTGTGGAGATCGATGGGAACAACCCAG GCCACTGTGATGCCTGGGTGAGCACGGGGCTCTACCTCCAACGTGGAGAGAGTGCAAAAGTCTCGCTGTCTGAAGCTGCAGCCTCTGCCGGCCTGAAG GTACAGGTTGGCTGCCACACAGATGACTTGACCAAGGCCAGCAAGCTGTCTCGAGCCCCTGTGGTGACTCATCAGTGCTATCTGGACAGGACCAAACAATCCATCTGCAGCCTCTGGGGTGGCCTTCTCTATGTCATTGTGCCAAAGGGCAGCAAACTGGGCCCCGTATCTGTCACCATCAAAAGGATTGTGCCTGCCCCTTACTACAAGCTGG GTAAAACATCTCTGAAGGCGTGGAAAAAGTGTATCCAGAGGAGCCAGGTTCCCTGGGGAGAGCTGGCAACAGACAATATCATCTTGACGGTGCCGACGGCAAACCTGCGAGACCTGGAGGACCCCGAGCCTGTACTCCGCCTCTGGGATGAGATGATGCACGCTATAGCCCAGCTAGCAGGCCGGCCTTTCCCCTTCTGCTGTCCCGAGAGGATTGTTGCTGATGTGCAGATCTCAGCTG GCTGGATGCACTCAGGATACCCCATCATGTGCCACCTGGAGTCGGTGCAAGAGCTCATCAGTGAGGCACACATGAGGAGCAATGGTCTGTGGGGACCCATCCATGAGCTGGGTCACAACCAGCAGCGAGAAGAGTGGGAGTTCCCGCCACACACCACTGAGGCCACCTGCAACCTCTGGTCTGTCTATGTGCATGAAACGGTCCTGGACATCCCCAGGGCTAAGGCTCACCCTGATCTAAGTCCTCCAGAACGAGAGAAGAGAATCAAAACGTACCTGGAAAAGGGAGCCCCCCTGAATGACTGGAATGTGTGGACAGCTCTGGAAACATACCTACAG ctCCAGGAGGCCTTTGGGTGGGAGCCATTCACCCAGCTCTTTGCTGAGTACCAGACACTCTCTGGCATCCCCAAAGACAACACTGGCAAGATGAATCTGTGGGTGCAGAAGTTCTCGGAAAAGGTGCAGAAGAATCTGGCTCCATTCTTTGAGGCCTGGGGGTGGCCTGTCCAGAAGGAAGTGGCGACCAGCCTGGCCCGTCTGCCCGAGTGGCAGGAAAACCCCATGCTGGCGTACATGCATCGTTAG
- the LOC125080774 gene encoding TRPM8 channel-associated factor 2-like isoform X2: MATTPASSFEALMKGVTSWNVPKDAIPCELLLTGEAAFPVMVNDKGQVLIAASSYGQGRLVVVSHEGYLLDAGFAPFLRNAVGWLCPSPAAPAGVHPSLPSLVSILQASGVPAQVQPEVGAPVGVYCISAYVDTMTAELIQFVKSGGGLLIGGQAWYWASEHGSDRVLSRFPGNEVTSLAGVYFTDIYGDIDHFKVSKKIPKIPLYTRCGEDLRQDQQQLLEGISELDFNTDAVPSQLLVHGALAFPLGLDASLGCFLAAARYGRGRVVLAAHESILCYPKLGPFLLNAVRWLARGQTGKLGVTTGLETLCALLSEHGLECSLQPHLTQDLRVYCCTAYSDKEAKQLQEFVAEGGGLLIGGHAWWWASQNPGRSALAHFPGNIILNCFGLSILAQTLHAGCFPVPTPEMQSYHFRKALSEFQAALSHGARNLEKQWLAKLGADGAAFLQIPANGVPAYKSVHRHMRKILRLSGLPAVSREHPVAGDSFEAAVLCLATELARSGTDCSQLALELGICTCSSGHPITVEIDGNNPGTEYAWVSTGLYLQRGESAKVSLSEAAASAGLKVQVGCHTDDLTKASKLSRAPVVTHQCYLDRTKQSICSLWGGLLYVIVPKGSKLGPVSVTIKRIVPAPYYKLGKTSLKAWKKCIQRSQVPWGELATDNIILTVPTANLRDLEDPEPVLRLWDEMMHAIAQLAGRPFPFCCPERIVADVQISAGWMHSGYPIMCHLESVQELISEAHMRSNGLWGPIHELGHNQQREEWEFPPHTTEATCNLWSVYVHETVLDIPRAKAHPDLSPPEREKRIKTYLEKGAPLNDWNVWTALETYLQLQEAFGWEPFTQLFAEYQTLSGIPKDNTGKMNLWVQKFSEKVQKNLAPFFEAWGWPVQKEVATSLARLPEWQENPMLAYMHR, from the exons ATGGCAACAACTCCGGCCAGTTCTTTCGAGGCCCTCATGAAAGGAGTGACCAGCTGGAATGTCCCTAAAGATGCCATCCCGTGTGAACTGCTTCTTACTGGGGAGGCTGCCTTCCCAGTGATGGTGAATGACAAGGGCCAGGTCCTCATTGCTGCCTCCTCCTATGGCCAAGGCCGCCTGGTGGTGGTGTCCCATGAGGGCTACCTGCTGGATGCTGGCTTCGCTCCATTTCTTCGTAATGCGGTGGGCTGGCTCTGTCCCTCACCTGCGGCTCCCGCTGGAGTGCACCCCTCTCTGCCATCACTAGTAAGTATCCTGCAAGCCTCTGGGGTTCCGGCACAAGTTCAGCCAGAAGTGGGGGCCCCCGTGGGAGTTTACTGCATCAGTGCCTACGTTGACACGATGACTGCAGAGCTGATCCAGTTTGTGAAGAGTGGAGGCGGCTTGCTCATCGGGGGCCAAGCCTGGTATTGGGCCAGTGAGCACGGTTCTGACAGAGTGCTGTCCCGGTTTCCCGGGAATGAGGTGACAAGTTTGGCCGGAGTATACTTCACCGACATCTATGGGGACATAGACCACTTCAAGGTCTCTAAGAAGATACCCAAGATCCCACTCTACACCAG ATGTGGGGAGGATCTCAGGCAGGATCAGCAGCAGCTCCTGGAAGGGATCTCAGAGCTGGACTTCAACACGGATGCAGTCCCCTCCCAGCTGCTGGTTCACGGGGCCCTCGCCTTCCCGCTGGGGTTAGATGCCTCACTCGGCTGCTTCCTGGCAGCTGCCCGCTATGGCCGGGGCCGGGTGGTCCTGGCTGCCCATGAGTCCATCCTCTGTTATCCCAAGCTGGGGCCCTTTCTGCTCAATGCTGTGCGCTGGCTGGCCAGAGGTCAGACAGGTAAACTTGGGGTGACCACAGGTCTAGAAACCCTGTGTGCCCTCCTGTCGGAGCATGGCCTAGAGTGCAGTCTGCAGCCCCATCTGACGCAGGACTTGCGTGTCTACTGCTGCACGGCGTACAGTGACAAGGAGGCTAAGCAGCTGCAGGAGTTTGTGGCCGAGGGTGGGGGCTTGCTGATCGGGGGCCATGCCTGGTGGTGGGCCAGCCAGAATCCAGGCCGCTCTGCTTTGGCTCATTTCCCCGGTAACATCATCCTCAACTGCTTTGGCCTCAGCATCCTAGCTCAGACTCTCCACGCAGGCTGTTTCCCTGTCCCCACTCCCGAGATGCAGAGCTACCACTTCCGCAAGGCGCTGTCTGAATTCCAGGCTGCACTGAGCCATGGGGCTAGGAACTTGGAAAAGCAATGGCTGGCAAAGCTGGGAGCAGATGGTGCAGCCTTCCTACAGATCCCAGCAAATGGAGTCCCTGCTTACAAATCTGTGCACCGACACATGAGGAAGATACTGCGTCTGTCCGGCCTCCCAGCTGTGAGCCGGGAGCACCCTGTGGCTGGCGACTCCTTTGAGGCTGCAGTGCTCTGCCTGGCCACAGAGCTGGCACGCTCTGGGACTGACTGCTCCCAGCTGGCACTGGAACTTGGAATCTGCACCTGCAGCTCAGGACACCCCATCACTGTGGAGATCGATGGGAACAACCCAGGTACAGAGT ATGCCTGGGTGAGCACGGGGCTCTACCTCCAACGTGGAGAGAGTGCAAAAGTCTCGCTGTCTGAAGCTGCAGCCTCTGCCGGCCTGAAG GTACAGGTTGGCTGCCACACAGATGACTTGACCAAGGCCAGCAAGCTGTCTCGAGCCCCTGTGGTGACTCATCAGTGCTATCTGGACAGGACCAAACAATCCATCTGCAGCCTCTGGGGTGGCCTTCTCTATGTCATTGTGCCAAAGGGCAGCAAACTGGGCCCCGTATCTGTCACCATCAAAAGGATTGTGCCTGCCCCTTACTACAAGCTGG GTAAAACATCTCTGAAGGCGTGGAAAAAGTGTATCCAGAGGAGCCAGGTTCCCTGGGGAGAGCTGGCAACAGACAATATCATCTTGACGGTGCCGACGGCAAACCTGCGAGACCTGGAGGACCCCGAGCCTGTACTCCGCCTCTGGGATGAGATGATGCACGCTATAGCCCAGCTAGCAGGCCGGCCTTTCCCCTTCTGCTGTCCCGAGAGGATTGTTGCTGATGTGCAGATCTCAGCTG GCTGGATGCACTCAGGATACCCCATCATGTGCCACCTGGAGTCGGTGCAAGAGCTCATCAGTGAGGCACACATGAGGAGCAATGGTCTGTGGGGACCCATCCATGAGCTGGGTCACAACCAGCAGCGAGAAGAGTGGGAGTTCCCGCCACACACCACTGAGGCCACCTGCAACCTCTGGTCTGTCTATGTGCATGAAACGGTCCTGGACATCCCCAGGGCTAAGGCTCACCCTGATCTAAGTCCTCCAGAACGAGAGAAGAGAATCAAAACGTACCTGGAAAAGGGAGCCCCCCTGAATGACTGGAATGTGTGGACAGCTCTGGAAACATACCTACAG ctCCAGGAGGCCTTTGGGTGGGAGCCATTCACCCAGCTCTTTGCTGAGTACCAGACACTCTCTGGCATCCCCAAAGACAACACTGGCAAGATGAATCTGTGGGTGCAGAAGTTCTCGGAAAAGGTGCAGAAGAATCTGGCTCCATTCTTTGAGGCCTGGGGGTGGCCTGTCCAGAAGGAAGTGGCGACCAGCCTGGCCCGTCTGCCCGAGTGGCAGGAAAACCCCATGCTGGCGTACATGCATCGTTAG